AACCCATTCAGAGAGTTGAAGGCCACACTGTTGACCCCACCGCCAAAGGAGCTGAGGTCGATAGTATTGACCTTTGCAGGATTGGTTGGATCGACGATGTCGAGGATATCAATGCTGTTGGCGTTAGCATTGGTCACGAACAGCCGGCTACTGCCATCATAGGCGGCGATTTCTGCCGCTCCTTCATCGAACAAACCAGTTTCAAAGGTACCTAGGGCCTTAAGTCGAGCCGCCTCAGCCGGAGCCGCCATTGCTCCCAGCAATAGGGCCGCTGGAGCCGCCACAGAAAGAAGTCTTTGCATGGTAATGATGCCTGTTAACGTCATTTTGCCGGTGCTAGTCATGTCGTTATTTTGCCGGTGCTAGTCATGTCGTTGCCTTCTGGTCAGTCTCCCATTTGGGTTTCCGTCTAAGAGGTCAATCACCAAGGAGTGTGATCCCCTCTGAGGTGTTCAGTAAGCAACGATTGATACCTAGTGGCATCCAGGTGATTTCACTGAGAAAACTATCGGTAGCCTATAAAGAGGCCGGAATTGTCGGGTTAACTCTCGGTTAAACCTGGAAACCTTCACGAAGGCTTCAAAATCTTTCCCTTACTCGCTCATCTGAACTTTGAATAAACAGTCCGTACGTTCCCAAACGTTACGGTTGCATGCCAAGGGGAAAGCCTTGCGCCAGAATATCCACTGACGCTGGCAAGGAGGGAATCACTCAGGCACCAGGAACAGACATCAGTGCCGATATCTGCAGGTGACCCTTGACAATAATGATGGCCACCGTTGCCGCATAGGCGGCATAGAGTTTATCGCCTGGGAAGCCACACACTAAAATGAGAGTGTATTGGGAGTGTCCTACTATAACTCTCCCAAGCCACGGGATTGTGTGCCAGATAGCTCCCCAGATAGCCCCCAGATAGCCCCGTAGTCTAGAGCGTTGATTGTTGCCGGTTGTTCTCGGCGATCCGGCCAACGCTAGCTACTTTTTTTACCGTTTCACGAACCCCTTAGTGCTTGACCTCGATCGACTATTCCCCTTTCCTTTAGATGACTTTCAGCGCCAAGCCATTGACGCCCTAGAGGCTAATCGCTCCGTCGTGGTCTGCGCCCCCACCGGTTCCGGCAAGACCCTAATCGGCGAATATGCCATTCATCGGGCTCTGGCCCATGGCAAGCGCGTCTTTTATACCACCCCGTTGAAAGCCCTCTCCAATCAAAAATTACGAGACTTCCGCCAGCAGTTTGGTTATGACACGGTGGGATTACTCACTGGCGATATCTCCATCAACCGAGAGGCTCCAGTGGTGGTGATGACCACCGAGATCTTTCGCAACATGCTCTATGGCACCCGCATCGGTGAAGTGGGCACCTCGCTGCAAGGGGTGGAGGCGGTGGTGCTAGATGAATGCCACTACATGAACGATCGGCAGCGGGGTACCGTCTGGGAAGAGGCCATTATTTATTGCCCGTTCCATATCCAGTTGGTGGCCCTGTCGGCCACAGTAGATAATAGTGGTCAACTGACTGATTGGCTGCAGCGGGTGCATGGGCCAACGGAGTTAATCTTTTCTGATTTTCGCCCGGTCCCTTTAGAGTTTCTCTACTGTTACGGCAAGGGTATTTTTCCCCTGCTGGACTCTAACCAACGGCGTCTGCATCCCAAGCTCAAGGCACGACGCAAGCCACCACGGGGAGCTCGTCGCTCCCGCCGTCGGGATAGCATTCAGCCCAGCTATGTGGTGAAGCAACTACAGCAGCGAGACATGCTGCCAGCCATTTATTTCATCTTCAGCCGCAAGGGCTGCGATCGGGCCGTGACCGAGATAGGAAGCCTATCGCTGGTGAATGAGGCGGAAGCCGTTGCCCTTAAAGGTCGCATCGATGACTTCTTGGCCTGGAACCCAGAGGCGGCTCGCAGCGGCCAAGTTGAGCCTCTCTATCGGGGCATTGCCGCCCACCATGCTGGGATCTTGCCCCTATGGAAGGGATTGGTGGAGGAGTTATTTCAGGCCGGGTTGATCAAGGTGGTGTTTGCCACGGAAACCCTGGCAGCGGGCATCAACATGCCAGCGCGAACCACGGTGATCTCTAGCCTCTCCAAGCGCACCGATAACGGTCATCGGCTGCTCAATCCCTCTGAGTTTTTGCAGATGGCAGGCCGGGCTGGGCGGCGGGGCATGGACCAGCGGGGCTATGTGGTAGCGGCGGAGACGCCCTTTGAAGGAGCCAAGGAAGCGGCGTTTCTAGCTACGGCGGGAGCCGATCCCCTGGTCAGTCAATTTACTCCCAGCTATGGCATGGTGCTTAATCTACTCCAGACCCACACCTTGCAGGAAGCCAAGGAATTGATTGAGCGTAGCTTTGGTCAGTATTTGGCCACACTACATCTAAGCCCGCAGCGGCAGGCGATTGAACGATTAGAGGCTGAGATCGCTCACCATGATGCCCAGTTAGCCACCATCGATGCCGATACCCTGAATGACTACGCCAAGCTCAAGGGGCGTCTCAAGGAAGAACGGCGTCTGCTGAAGATTCTGCAGCAGCAGGCCACAGAGACGCTGACGGCTAACTTAGCTGAGGCCCTGCAGTTTGCCATGGCTGGCAGTATTTTGTCCCTCAAGGGGCGCCATGTGCCTGTGGCTGAGCCTCTGCCTGCCACCCTGGTAATGAAGTTGTCAGGACCGGGGCAGTTTCCCTATCTGGTCTGCCTCAGCCACGACAACACCTGGTACGTGCTGACAGTCAGCGATGTGGTAGGGCTACATCCGGAGCTTCCTCGTCTGGAGGCAGTGGATACACTAGCTCCGCCGGCGGAATTACCGCCGAAGCCGGGCCAACGGCGCCAGGGCAATCAGGTCAGTGCGGCCATTGCCCGCCAGATTCCCACCCCGCCCCCCCTGGAGGATCTGGCGCCGGAGGTGAAAACCCAACAGGAACGTACGCAAGCGGTGGAGGCAGCTTTACAGGCGCACCCCGCCCATGTATACAATCCCAATGCCCTGCTGAAACGCCAGAAACAACGGCAGCGGTTGGACGCGGAACGATGCGATCGCATCGAAAAGTTGAGCCAATACAGCGGTCGCTACTGGCAGGAGTTCGTCAACCTGCTGGAGGTGCTGCAACACTTCGGCTGCCTGGATGGCACCCGACCCACCACCCTAGGGGAAATGGCCGCCGCCATCCGCGGCGACAACGAACTCTGGCTGGGATTAGCCCTGGCCTCCGGTGAGTTTGAGCGCCTATCTCCGGCAGAGCTAGCCACCGCCTGCGCTGCCCTGGTCACCGAAAACTCTCGCCCCGACAGTTGGACTCGATACGCCCCTTCTGCCGCGGTGGAATCGGCTCTGGAAGGGCTGCGGAGTGTGCGTCGGGAGCTATTCCAGCAGCAGCGCCGCCACCAGGTGGTGATGCCAGTCTGGATGGAATTTGAACTCATTGGCTTGGTGGAACAGTGGGCCAACCAACTCGAGTGGAGCGAACTCTGCGCCAATACCAGCCTGGACGAAGGGGATATTGTGCGGGTCCTGCGCCGCACCCTTGACTTTCTCGCCCAGATTCCCCATGTGCCCTACCTGTCTGACGACCTCCGTGATGCTGCCCGCGACGCCATCGCTACCATGGATCGCTATCCCATCAATGAAAGTGAAGGCTAGCCCAATGTGAGTTGGGAGTCATATTGCCCCGGATGAGCCAAAGCCTGCATCAGTCGCAGATACTGACTTGTTTAGGTATCGGGTTTAACGGAGAGGGAGGGATTCGAACCCTCGATGGGTGTGACCCCATAACGGATTTCGAGTCCGCCGCATTCAACCACTCTGCCACCTCTCCAGAGGGTATCTGACTTAGTTTACCGTCCTAGGTCAGGATTAGGCCAAGGGGGAGTAAAAACCATGGTTACTCCCACATGCCTGAGCGATGATGGGATGTTTGGTTATATCCCCAGAAGCCCTGACGGGGTGTCCATAATACGGCGCCATCGCTGCCAGTGCAAAATACGTCGATGCCACGACTTTGCAGCTGTTCGTGTACGGCTGCGGTGAGTCTAGGGCTGGAGGCAATGGCTACCTGGGGGTGAATTGCCTCTAACAGGTCTTCGGCCAGCGGCGTACCATCCCACCACAGGACTTGGCTGCGCAAGACTGATCCTGCCTGGGCTAGATGTTGCTGCAGCTGGGGGGCGAGATCCCAAACCATTAGCCAGGCATGGTCCTCGAGGCTAAAGCGAACGATAGTATTGTCGGTGCCCAATCGCTGTACGGCTAGAGGCCCAACGACGGTCTGGTGGCCAATGGGTAAGGCGATGGACTGCAGGGAGCCTTCCTGCCAGTCGTGTTCGCCGTAGAGGGTGTCTACGTGGAGGGCATCGGCAATCAGATGCCAGCCCTCCGCATAATCTTCAGGTGGAGCTAATGCGATCGCATCGTCCACTCGATTGATGCCAGCCTGACGCAAAAAAGGCAGCACCGTATAGCGGCTGGTACTGTTGCTGCCGCCGTTGATCAAAAGGGTTTGCTGGCGATTTTGCAGCACCAGTACCGGTTGATCACCTGCTGCCAGCACCGTAGCCTGTAGTTGAATAGTGCGCTGATAGGCCAGGGGCAACGCCACCAAGCCGACTGCCAAGAGGCCAATCAGCCAGAGCCGTTGCTGGCGGCGACGGCTTTGGGCTAACCCCAGTAATCCGTAGAGTCCCAGCATCTGGGCCAGGGAAATATGACCGACGGCAATGGAACTGGCTGGCAGTTGATTGACCCAGTCCACTAAGGCAATCAACCCAGCTGCTGGTAATTGCAATAGCGATGCGATCGCACCTCCCAACCCTGGCCATAGGGCTGCCACAAAGCCACTGCCGATGCCCCCCAGACTGATGATCGTGACCAGGGGCGTCGCTACCGCATTCAAGACAATAGCGTAGGTAGACAGCACATGAAAATAATGGAATTGCAATGGAATCGTCCATAGAAAAGCGGCCAGGGGCACCGCCAAGAGCCCAGCGATGCGGCTGGGCAGCCAGTCTAACCAATTCGCCAGCGGCCGGGCCGTGACAATTAACCCCAAGGTGGCCAGCACACTCAGCTGAAAGCCCACATCGTGGATCCAGATGGGCTTGTACAACAGCAATCCAGTGGCCGCCACCAGCAAGCAGCCCAGAGACTGCACCCGCCGTCCACTGATCAGACCCAGTAGGGCTCCCCCGCCCATGAGTACGGCTCGCCATACGCTAGCCTGCCCACCCGTGAGCAAGGCATAGCCCACCAGGGTGGCTCCACCTACCCCCGCCTGGAGAGCACGAGGTCGGGACTTCATCAGGGCCAACACCACCCCCAACACCAACGACACATGAAAGCCTGACGCCGCTAGGGTGTGGGCCATACCGACCCGGATAAAGCTATCCTGCAGAGGGTAAGGCAAATCAACAGCCCGTCGCCCCAAGGCCATGGCACTCACCAAGGCCCCCGTCTGCTCCGTCAAGGCCGTTGCCTGAGCCGTGATGATGCGCTCTCGTAATCGCCATAGGCGCCACAGGGGTTTCGTAGCGGTAGCGTCAAACTCGATATCACTGGCCGATAACCCTGCGAAACAGCCATGATCAGTTAGATAGCCCTCAAAATTAAACCCATTGGGATTCAGCGGCGGTTGAGGTCGATAGAGCCGTCCAGCCACCGTCACCACCTGGCCCGAGTACATCTCTGTGGCAGCTGGATCCTGAATGGTCACATAGAGGCAACCTCTAGCTGCCCGGCCTGTATGACTCAACTGCCCTGTGGCGTCTTGACCCCAGACTGACCGGGCTGCCAGCCAGAACTGAGTCTTACCACTGCGGGTTTGGCCAGGGGAGGCCTCCACCTGCCCCCGCACCACGGTCCCTTGGCGGCTATCCTGGTGGCCAAGCCAGGCGCTGACATCATCGTCGACCGCCACTGGCAGTCGCCATTGGTAATACCCCGATGCCAACACCATCACCAAGCCAGCAATGATCCAGACACGGCGGGTTGGTCCCCCTAGCCAGATCCGAGGGCCTAGACCGGCTAGAAAGGTAGCCAGGCTGCCGATTCCTAGCCATGTCCCAGGAACTGTTCCGATCTGATCTGTCAGCCACAACCCTACGATGTAGGCCAAACAAACGACAATACTAGCAGCTGCTCCTATGCCCATCGGTGCACCCTGAGTGTCTATGGCTATAGGAAGCCCAAGCTGCCCGCCTCTTTCCCATCAGAACTTTTCCCCCAGAATGGTGAAAATACTTGCTTTCCGGGAGACAGAGCTGGTTTAGTCGGTTACAAAGATTTATGGAGTTTCAACAGCGACAATCAAATTACCGTTGCTGCAGACGTTGACATTATCAGATAGCTAGCCCCAGTTTGATTCCTAGAACAGTGTGAATTACTAACAGGATCATCGCTGCACTGCCTAGGTATGCATGAGCGGTGCGCAGATCCCGTATTATTCTGGCTACATTTGAGCCTAGGCGGCCGCTACGCTTGATGGACTGAGCAGCGGAAATCCTAACGCTTCCCGTTGTTCTAAATACAACTGTGCTACCCGTCGTGCCAGCCCTCGCACCTGGCGAATGTACCGAGTCCGTTCTGTCACCGAAATCACTCCTCGGGCATCTAGCAGGTTAAAGGTGTGAGAGCACTTCAACACATACTCATAGCTGGGGATCACTAGCTTTCGCTCCATCAGCTGTTTTGCTTCCTTCTGGTAAAGATCGAATAAAGTAAACAACAATTCTGCACTGGAGGCATCGAAGTTATAGCTGGAGTGCTCAATCTCACTTTGTGTAAAGATATCGCCATAGGTAATGGTATCGTTCCAGCGGATAGATGCGATCGCATCTACCTCCTGCAAATACATCGTCAGTCGCTCTAGGCCATAGGTCAGCTCAATGGATACTGGATGGCAATCGAGACCGCCACACTGTTGGAAGTAAGTGAACTGGGTGATTTCCATCCCATCTAACCAGACTTCCCAACCCACGCCCCAGGCCCCAACTGCCGCATCTTCCCAGTTATCTTCTACGAACCGAACATCGTGGTCCTCCGGTCTGATGCCTAACGCCCGTAGGGATTCTATATAAGTCTCCTGAATCGTACTGGGTGATGGCTTGATCAACACCTGGTACTGGTAATAATGCTGATACCGATTCGGGTTCTCTCCGTAACGACCATCCGCTGGTCGCCGACAGGGTTCTACGTAGGCAACGGACCAGGGCTCAGGGCCTAAAGCTCGCAAAAACGTATGGGGACTCTTCGTACCTGCCCCCTTTTCCGTGTCATAGGGTTGCACAATCAAGCACCCCTGCTGGGCCCAAAATTCATGCAGTGTTGCAATTACTGACTGAAAATTCATAGTCTACTCCCCTCCCATCGGTGTCTCAGCCTGAATTGGCTAAACCTTCCCATCGACTAGCCTATCGCCTGTAGTCACCTCTAAGCTCCAAGAGTGCCTACAACCAGATAACCCGAGAATGGGTTATTACCCAATCGACCAGAAGGTATTGTGCCTGTGCCCTCAAGAAGACCCTGGCCCCCCATATATGGATAGCTTCTGGGAAGAATTACTCCAGATGGGCTGTAGTGCAGATGCCTGTTGAATCTAAGAAGCTGACTGAATGCCTTGCATAGAAGTGCTTTGAGAGTTCGAAGAAATTTCAATTAATTGAGGAGTTGACTAAAGGGGAAAGGTGTCGCTATAGTGATAAAGCGCTGAGGGAGGTAGGCGCTGCGGCGATGCCTCCCGAGGTAAGGACCTCGACAGTGAAATAGTTTGAGAGGAAGTCAGCCTCGTCAATGAATTAAATTGCTGGCATTGTAGCATAGGCTGCGGTGTGAGCAAAGACGGATAGAGAAAGAGCCGGTTATTAAGCGATAACCACCACAATGGAGAGTTTGATCCTGGCTCAGGATGAACGCTGGCGGCGTGCTTAACACATGCAAGTCGAACGGGCTCTTCGGAGCTAGTGGCGGACGGGTGAGTAACGCGTGAGGATCTGTCCTTAGGAGGGGGATAACATTGGGAAACTGATGCTAATACCCCATATGCCGAGAGGTGAAAGAGTGAATTCTGCCTGAGGGTGAGCTCGCGTCGGATTAGCTAGTTGGTGCGGTAATGGCGTACCAAGGCGACGATCCGTAGCTGGTCTGAGAGGATGATCAGCCACACTGGGACTGAGACACGGCCCAGACTCCTACGGGAGGCAGCAGTGGGGAATTTTCCGCAATGGGGGCAACCCTGACGGAGCAACGCCGCGTGCGGGAGGACGGCCCTAGGGTTGTAAACCGCTTTTCTCAGGGAAGAAGGACTGACGGTACCTGAGGAATAAGCCTCGGCTAACTCCGTGCCAGCAGCCGCGGTAAGACGGAGGAGGCAAGCGTTATCCGGAATTATTGGGCGTAAAGCGTCCGTAGGCGGCTAGTCAAGTCTGCTGTCAAAGTTCAGGGCTTAACTCTGAGTCGGCGGTGGAAACTGAGTAGCTAGAGAGCGGCAGGGGTAGAGGGAATTCCCAGTGTAGCGGTGAAATGCGTAGATATTGGGAAGAACACCAGTGGCGAAGGCGCTCTACTGGGCCGTTACTGACGCTGAGGGACGAAAGCTAGGGGAGCGAAAGGGATTAGATACCCCTGTAGTCCTAGCTGTAAACGATGGATACTAGGTGTTGGCCGTATCGACCCGGTCAGTACCGAAGCAAACGCGTTAAGTATCCCGCCTGGGGAGTACGCACGCAAGTGTGAAACTCAAAGGAATTGACGGGGGCCCGCACAAGCGGTGGAGTATGTGGTTTAATTCGATGCAACGCGAAGAACCTTACCAGGGCTTGACATCCCGCGAACCCTTCTGAAAGGAGGGGGTGCCTTCGGGAGCGCGGAGACAGGTGGTGCATGGCTGTCGTCAGCTCGTGTCGTGAGATGTTGGGTTAAGTCCCGCAACGAGCGCAACCCTCGTCCTTAGTTGCCATCATTGAGTTGGGCACTCTGGGGAGACTGCCGGGGACAACTCGGAGGAAGGTGGGGATGACGTCAAGTCATCATGCCCCTTACGTTCTGGGCTACACACGTACTACAATGCTTCGGACAGAGGGCAGCGAGCCTGCGAGGGTGAGCTAATCCCATAAACCGAGGCACAGTTCAGATTGCAGGCTGCAACTCGCCTGCATGAAGGAGGAATCGCTAGTAATCGCAGGTCAGCATACTGCGGTGAATACGTTCCCGGGCCTTGTACACACCGCCCGTCACACCATGGGAGTTGGCCACGCCCGAAGCCGTTACTCCAACCTTTCGGGGAGGAGGACGTCGAAGGCAGGGCTGATGACTGGGGTGAAGTCGTAACAAGGTAGCCGTACCGGAAGGTGTGGCTGGATCACCTCCTTTAAGGGAGACCTACCCTCACTAGCTGCTGGTTTGAGCAAGCGTTAGTGGGTGGTCATCTCGAGGTCGGTCGGGGCTGATATTCTTCTCAAACTAAGTCGAGGGGATAGGGGCTATTAGCTCAGGTGGTTAGAGCGCACCCCTGATAAGGGTGAGGTCCCTGGTTCGAGTCCAGGATGGCCCACTCTGGAAGGCAGAAGGCAGAAGGCAGAAAATCCTTCATCCTTCTGATTTCATCCTTCATCTTTCGGTATGTGGGGGTATAGCTCAGCTGGTAGAGCGCCTGCTTTGCAAGCAGGATGTCAGCGGTTCGAGTCCGCTTACCTCCACCACGGCAAGAGACAACAGCACTGAGGTTACTGAGGAGTAAATCAGCTGCTGAGGTCTACCTTCAGCGAGAACCTTGACAACTGCATAGTGAATCGAGCGAAAGGTAGTCATAACAGACCGCGAGAAGCCGAGCGGTCAAGCTACAACGGGCTCATGGTGGATACCTAGGCACACAGAGGCGAAGAAGGACGTGGTTACCGACGATACGCTCCGGGGAGCTGGAAGCGAGCATTGATCCGGAGGTTTCCGAATGGGGCAACCCTACGTACGGCCATCTGAATCCATAGGGTGGCTCGAGCGAACCCGGCGAACTGAAACATCTAAGTAGCTGGAGGAAGAGAAAGCAAACGCGATTCCCTCAGTAGCGGCGAGCGAAAGGGGAGCAGCCTAAACCAGCGGTATTAACCGCTGGGGTCGTGGGACAGCGAGATGGAATCTAGCGGCTAGACGAAGCAGCTGAATACTGCACCAGAGAAGGTGAAAGTCCTGTAGTCGACAGCTTAAGGATACTAGCTGGATCCCGAGTAGCACGGGGCACGTGGAATCCCGTGTGAATCAGCGAGGACCACCTCGTAAGGCTAAATACTCCTGTGTGACCGATAGCGGACCAGTACCGTGAGGGAAAGGTGAAAAGAACCCCGGGAGGGGAGTGAAACAGAACATGAAACCATGAGCCTACAAGCAGTCAGAGTCCGATTCAACGGATAATGGCGTGCCTGTTGAAGAATGAGCCGGCGACTTATAGGCACTGGCAGGTTAAGGGGAGATACCCGAAGCCACAGGGAAACCGAGTCTGATAAGGGCGAAGTGTCAGTGTTTATAGACCCGAACCCGGGTGATCTAACCATGTCCAGGATGAAGCTTGGGTAACACCACGTGGAGGTCCGAACCGACCACCGTTGAAAAGGTGGCGGATGAGGTGTGGTTAGGGGTGAAATGCCAATCGAACCCGGAGCTAGCTGGTTCTCCCCGAAATGTGTTGAGGCGCAGCGGTTGGTGTTATAGCTGGGGGGTAAAGCACTGATTCGGTGCGGGCTGCGAGAGCGGTACCAAATCGAGTCAAACTCAGAATACCCAGTGAATAGCCAGCCAGTGAGACGGTGGGGGATAAGCTTCATCGTCAAGAGGGAAACAGCCCAGACCACCAGCTAAGGTCCCGAAATGGACGCTAAGTGGCAAAGGAGGTGGGAGTGCAGAGACAACCAGGAGGTTTGCCTAGAAGCAGCCATCCTTGAAAGAGTGCGTAATAGCTCACTGGTCAAGCGCTCCTGCGCCGAAAATGAATGGGACTAAGCGTTCTACCGAAGCTGTGGACTTACGTAAGTAAGTGGTAGGGGAGCGTTCCGTGACAG
This portion of the Halomicronema hongdechloris C2206 genome encodes:
- a CDS encoding DEAD/DEAH box helicase, which encodes MLDLDRLFPFPLDDFQRQAIDALEANRSVVVCAPTGSGKTLIGEYAIHRALAHGKRVFYTTPLKALSNQKLRDFRQQFGYDTVGLLTGDISINREAPVVVMTTEIFRNMLYGTRIGEVGTSLQGVEAVVLDECHYMNDRQRGTVWEEAIIYCPFHIQLVALSATVDNSGQLTDWLQRVHGPTELIFSDFRPVPLEFLYCYGKGIFPLLDSNQRRLHPKLKARRKPPRGARRSRRRDSIQPSYVVKQLQQRDMLPAIYFIFSRKGCDRAVTEIGSLSLVNEAEAVALKGRIDDFLAWNPEAARSGQVEPLYRGIAAHHAGILPLWKGLVEELFQAGLIKVVFATETLAAGINMPARTTVISSLSKRTDNGHRLLNPSEFLQMAGRAGRRGMDQRGYVVAAETPFEGAKEAAFLATAGADPLVSQFTPSYGMVLNLLQTHTLQEAKELIERSFGQYLATLHLSPQRQAIERLEAEIAHHDAQLATIDADTLNDYAKLKGRLKEERRLLKILQQQATETLTANLAEALQFAMAGSILSLKGRHVPVAEPLPATLVMKLSGPGQFPYLVCLSHDNTWYVLTVSDVVGLHPELPRLEAVDTLAPPAELPPKPGQRRQGNQVSAAIARQIPTPPPLEDLAPEVKTQQERTQAVEAALQAHPAHVYNPNALLKRQKQRQRLDAERCDRIEKLSQYSGRYWQEFVNLLEVLQHFGCLDGTRPTTLGEMAAAIRGDNELWLGLALASGEFERLSPAELATACAALVTENSRPDSWTRYAPSAAVESALEGLRSVRRELFQQQRRHQVVMPVWMEFELIGLVEQWANQLEWSELCANTSLDEGDIVRVLRRTLDFLAQIPHVPYLSDDLRDAARDAIATMDRYPINESEG
- the glyQ gene encoding glycine--tRNA ligase subunit alpha, whose protein sequence is MNFQSVIATLHEFWAQQGCLIVQPYDTEKGAGTKSPHTFLRALGPEPWSVAYVEPCRRPADGRYGENPNRYQHYYQYQVLIKPSPSTIQETYIESLRALGIRPEDHDVRFVEDNWEDAAVGAWGVGWEVWLDGMEITQFTYFQQCGGLDCHPVSIELTYGLERLTMYLQEVDAIASIRWNDTITYGDIFTQSEIEHSSYNFDASSAELLFTLFDLYQKEAKQLMERKLVIPSYEYVLKCSHTFNLLDARGVISVTERTRYIRQVRGLARRVAQLYLEQREALGFPLLSPSSVAAA
- a CDS encoding ComEC/Rec2 family competence protein, producing the protein MGIGAAASIVVCLAYIVGLWLTDQIGTVPGTWLGIGSLATFLAGLGPRIWLGGPTRRVWIIAGLVMVLASGYYQWRLPVAVDDDVSAWLGHQDSRQGTVVRGQVEASPGQTRSGKTQFWLAARSVWGQDATGQLSHTGRAARGCLYVTIQDPAATEMYSGQVVTVAGRLYRPQPPLNPNGFNFEGYLTDHGCFAGLSASDIEFDATATKPLWRLWRLRERIITAQATALTEQTGALVSAMALGRRAVDLPYPLQDSFIRVGMAHTLAASGFHVSLVLGVVLALMKSRPRALQAGVGGATLVGYALLTGGQASVWRAVLMGGGALLGLISGRRVQSLGCLLVAATGLLLYKPIWIHDVGFQLSVLATLGLIVTARPLANWLDWLPSRIAGLLAVPLAAFLWTIPLQFHYFHVLSTYAIVLNAVATPLVTIISLGGIGSGFVAALWPGLGGAIASLLQLPAAGLIALVDWVNQLPASSIAVGHISLAQMLGLYGLLGLAQSRRRQQRLWLIGLLAVGLVALPLAYQRTIQLQATVLAAGDQPVLVLQNRQQTLLINGGSNSTSRYTVLPFLRQAGINRVDDAIALAPPEDYAEGWHLIADALHVDTLYGEHDWQEGSLQSIALPIGHQTVVGPLAVQRLGTDNTIVRFSLEDHAWLMVWDLAPQLQQHLAQAGSVLRSQVLWWDGTPLAEDLLEAIHPQVAIASSPRLTAAVHEQLQSRGIDVFCTGSDGAVLWTPRQGFWGYNQTSHHRSGMWE